In Massilia antarctica, the following are encoded in one genomic region:
- the lexA gene encoding transcriptional repressor LexA, whose translation MIKLTPRQEQILNLIKDAIENTGFPPTRAEIANELGFKSANAAEEHLQALARKGAIEISPGTSRGIRLIGASVDTMPVPPPNLMMSLPLVGRVAAGSPILAQEHVEATYSVDPAMFSSRPDFLLKVRGWSMRDAGIMDGDLLAVKKVDSAKNGQIVVARIGDDVTVKRYKKTGSLIELLPENPDFKVIHVDPATDEFALEGLAVGLMRSWN comes from the coding sequence ATGATCAAGCTCACACCACGGCAAGAACAAATCCTCAACCTGATCAAGGATGCGATCGAGAACACGGGCTTTCCTCCCACCCGTGCCGAGATCGCCAATGAACTGGGCTTCAAGTCGGCCAACGCGGCCGAAGAGCATTTGCAGGCGCTCGCGCGCAAGGGCGCCATCGAAATTTCGCCGGGCACCTCGCGCGGCATCCGCCTGATCGGCGCCAGCGTCGATACAATGCCCGTGCCGCCGCCGAACCTGATGATGTCCTTGCCGCTGGTCGGGCGCGTGGCCGCCGGTTCGCCCATCCTCGCGCAGGAGCATGTGGAAGCGACCTACAGCGTGGACCCGGCGATGTTCTCGTCGCGTCCCGATTTCCTGCTCAAGGTGCGTGGATGGTCGATGCGCGACGCCGGCATCATGGATGGCGACCTGCTGGCCGTCAAAAAGGTCGACAGCGCCAAGAATGGCCAGATCGTGGTGGCCCGGATCGGTGACGACGTCACCGTCAAGCGCTACAAGAAAACCGGTTCGCTGATCGAACTGCTGCCGGAAAATCCGGACTTCAAGGTGATCCACGTCGATCCCGCGACCGACGAATTCGCGCTGGAAGGTCTGGCGGTCGGGTTGATGCGCAGCTGGAACTGA
- a CDS encoding DUF29 domain-containing protein: protein MDRLEVPGVRYEDDFLLWLEQQVSLLRVGRFEQLDVDNITEELEGTMRSERRELENRLEVLMTHLLKCQFQPQRKSRSWTSTLRTQRTRIKRLIRDSPSLRNQVLPLAQQAYRPAMEAAHEQTGLPLPTFPDGLPYTEQQLLDNGFVP from the coding sequence ATGGATCGGCTTGAGGTTCCAGGGGTGAGGTACGAAGACGATTTTTTGCTGTGGCTTGAGCAGCAGGTGAGTTTGCTGCGTGTCGGCCGGTTCGAACAACTCGATGTTGACAACATCACTGAAGAGCTTGAGGGAACGATGCGTAGCGAGCGCAGGGAGCTTGAAAACCGGCTTGAAGTGTTGATGACGCATCTGCTCAAGTGCCAGTTCCAGCCGCAGCGCAAGTCGCGCAGTTGGACCAGTACGCTTCGTACCCAGCGTACACGAATCAAGCGTCTGATTCGCGACAGTCCCAGTCTGCGCAATCAGGTATTACCGTTGGCGCAACAGGCCTATCGCCCGGCCATGGAGGCCGCCCATGAGCAGACCGGCCTGCCGCTGCCTACCTTTCCAGATGGGTTGCCATATACGGAGCAGCAATTGCTCGACAATGGCTTCGTGCCATAA
- a CDS encoding cystathionine gamma-synthase family protein, whose protein sequence is MSEKKSYGFTTTILHNDRQKPIEHGSLHKPIHTSVTFGYNDARQLASVFQGKEPGFRYGRQGNPTISALEDKITKMEDGVSTLCFATGMGAIGAVFQALLRAGDQIVSSSFLFGNTNSLWQTAAGQGVEVAFADATDVANVEAALTPATRLVFVETIANPRTQVADLARIGQLCKERGILFVVDNTMTSPYLFRPKTVGAGLVVNALTKSIGGHGNALGGSLTDTGAYDWSAFPNIAANYKRNPPAQWGMAQLRAKALRDFGASLAPEAAHHIAVGAETLALRMERASANALAVASMLEADERVAAVHYPGLASHPQHALSSDLFKAYGSLFSFELEDGIDCFDYLNRLKLGISASNLGDTRTLVIPVSHTIFYEMGAERRASMGIAESLIRVSVGIEDTADLLDDFRSALG, encoded by the coding sequence ATGAGCGAGAAGAAAAGCTACGGCTTCACCACGACCATCCTGCACAACGACCGGCAAAAGCCGATCGAGCATGGGTCGCTGCACAAGCCGATTCACACCTCGGTCACCTTCGGCTACAACGACGCGCGCCAGCTGGCGTCGGTGTTCCAGGGGAAGGAGCCGGGCTTTCGCTACGGCCGCCAGGGCAATCCGACCATCTCCGCGCTCGAAGACAAGATCACGAAGATGGAAGACGGCGTGTCGACCTTGTGCTTCGCCACCGGGATGGGGGCCATTGGCGCCGTGTTCCAGGCGCTGCTGCGCGCCGGCGACCAGATTGTGTCGTCGTCGTTCTTGTTCGGGAATACCAACAGCCTGTGGCAAACGGCGGCCGGGCAGGGCGTGGAGGTGGCGTTCGCCGATGCGACCGACGTGGCCAACGTGGAAGCGGCGCTGACGCCAGCGACGCGTTTGGTGTTCGTCGAAACCATCGCCAACCCGCGCACGCAAGTGGCGGACCTGGCGCGCATCGGCCAGTTGTGCAAGGAGCGCGGGATTCTGTTCGTGGTCGATAACACCATGACCTCGCCCTACCTGTTCCGGCCCAAGACGGTCGGCGCGGGGCTGGTGGTCAATGCGCTGACCAAGTCGATCGGAGGCCACGGCAATGCGCTCGGCGGCAGCCTGACCGACACCGGCGCGTACGACTGGAGCGCGTTTCCGAATATCGCGGCCAACTATAAGCGCAATCCGCCGGCGCAGTGGGGCATGGCGCAGTTGCGCGCCAAGGCGCTGCGCGATTTCGGTGCCTCGCTGGCGCCGGAAGCGGCCCACCACATCGCGGTGGGGGCGGAAACCCTGGCGCTGCGCATGGAGCGCGCATCGGCCAATGCGCTGGCGGTAGCAAGCATGCTCGAAGCCGACGAGCGCGTGGCGGCGGTGCATTACCCGGGCCTGGCATCGCATCCACAGCATGCGCTGTCGAGCGATCTGTTCAAGGCCTACGGCTCGCTGTTCAGCTTTGAACTGGAAGACGGTATCGATTGCTTCGATTACCTTAATCGCCTCAAGCTCGGTATCTCGGCCAGTAACCTGGGCGATACGCGCACCCTGGTGATTCCGGTGTCGCACACCATCTTCTACGAGATGGGCGCCGAGCGGCGCGCCAGCATGGGCATCGCCGAATCGCTGATCCGCGTGTCGGTCGGCATCGAAGACACCGCCGACCTGCTCGACGACTTCCGCTCCGCGCTCGGTTGA
- a CDS encoding alpha/beta fold hydrolase, with amino-acid sequence MVNPASSSARTVNNPAPLEQRSARITALVAGKMPARRQDRYRAGTLRSIMIDPNPTDDQLMIKIRALAALLALFIPFLACKAQGIQDAAQRNAPVAIGKLLAPEIGGIKQLVQITTDDSSKPVLLFLSGGPGSSMMNNADAFTGILKSRFTIVQWDQRDAGKTLKLNPSPDQPSVTQMTKDTHQVITFLTKELGQEKIYLLGSSWGNVLGFQIVRTHPELLHAYFAVNPVVSQAASEQELLQILIKHFQANPLASKELASVSIPLKVDEDMFYLRKWLFYKDGKEFALSDGFKNGFLQWSKTWSPVWNEVMRIDLPKTLKKVDLPIYFFVGKNDIQTSTRITKKYFEDLKAPKKSLFLFENSGHQIHQDEPEKFQNAIINALDTK; translated from the coding sequence ATGGTCAATCCCGCATCGTCGTCGGCAAGAACGGTCAACAACCCCGCGCCGCTCGAACAGCGATCGGCGCGTATCACGGCGCTGGTGGCAGGCAAAATGCCAGCCCGCCGGCAGGATCGGTACCGCGCTGGAACGCTGCGATCTATAATGATCGACCCGAATCCAACGGACGATCAACTCATGATAAAGATACGCGCACTGGCCGCTCTGCTTGCACTCTTCATTCCATTTCTTGCTTGTAAAGCTCAAGGTATCCAGGACGCGGCGCAAAGAAATGCGCCTGTTGCAATCGGCAAACTCCTGGCGCCGGAAATTGGTGGAATAAAGCAGCTTGTACAAATCACGACGGATGATTCGAGCAAGCCAGTCCTTCTATTCCTGTCCGGTGGGCCAGGCAGCTCGATGATGAACAATGCGGATGCTTTTACGGGCATCCTGAAGAGCAGATTCACCATTGTTCAGTGGGATCAAAGAGATGCCGGTAAGACCTTGAAACTGAATCCTTCACCGGACCAACCCTCCGTGACGCAAATGACGAAGGACACGCATCAAGTCATCACGTTTTTGACAAAAGAGCTGGGTCAGGAAAAAATCTATCTTCTGGGTAGCTCGTGGGGGAACGTCCTGGGCTTCCAGATCGTTAGAACTCATCCAGAGCTATTGCATGCCTACTTCGCCGTCAATCCGGTTGTTAGTCAGGCGGCAAGTGAGCAAGAATTGCTTCAGATTTTGATAAAACATTTCCAGGCCAATCCCCTTGCTAGCAAAGAACTGGCCAGCGTCAGCATCCCGCTCAAAGTCGACGAGGACATGTTTTACCTACGGAAATGGCTTTTTTATAAGGATGGCAAGGAGTTCGCGCTAAGTGACGGTTTCAAGAATGGTTTTCTTCAATGGTCGAAAACCTGGTCGCCAGTATGGAACGAGGTCATGCGTATCGATTTGCCGAAGACGCTGAAGAAGGTTGATCTTCCTATTTACTTCTTCGTCGGCAAAAATGATATTCAAACATCCACCAGAATCACCAAAAAATACTTTGAGGATTTGAAGGCACCGAAGAAGTCCCTATTTTTGTTCGAGAATTCCGGGCATCAGATTCATCAAGATGAGCCAGAGAAATTTCAAAATGCAATAATCAACGCGCTGGATACGAAGTAA
- a CDS encoding tetratricopeptide repeat protein, which yields MKKYLFCLGLMLAGVAHADELADANALFAKKAYPQALQLYTKLANAGNAEAQLHMGEMYFYGEAGTVDQAKAEAWFRKSAAKGNKTAAGSLEMIKKREARRADLDYWISKYDGADLTTGQFRCPVPRIPAMSKQNDEIESVSAKVAAWQDCYNDFVRNLNEASPLTKRIPKEVADLLTKDEAEQSRLHLEDVYAGIAENAKVSAKLVLADFGVWRNATDAYIKEHNRIVTEAATTAPRKGD from the coding sequence ATGAAGAAATACCTGTTTTGCCTGGGCCTGATGCTTGCCGGCGTGGCGCACGCCGACGAACTGGCCGACGCCAACGCCCTGTTCGCGAAAAAGGCGTATCCGCAAGCGCTGCAGCTGTACACCAAGCTGGCCAATGCCGGCAACGCCGAAGCCCAGCTGCACATGGGCGAGATGTATTTTTACGGCGAGGCCGGCACGGTGGACCAGGCCAAGGCCGAAGCCTGGTTCCGGAAGTCCGCCGCCAAGGGCAATAAAACGGCGGCCGGCTCGCTTGAGATGATCAAGAAGCGCGAGGCGCGCCGCGCCGACCTGGACTACTGGATCAGCAAATACGATGGCGCCGACCTGACTACCGGCCAGTTCCGCTGCCCGGTGCCGCGCATTCCGGCCATGTCGAAGCAGAACGATGAAATCGAGAGCGTGTCGGCCAAGGTCGCGGCCTGGCAGGATTGCTACAACGACTTCGTGCGCAACCTGAACGAGGCCAGTCCGCTGACCAAGCGCATTCCCAAGGAGGTGGCCGACCTGCTGACCAAGGATGAAGCCGAGCAGTCGCGCCTGCATCTGGAAGACGTGTATGCGGGCATCGCCGAAAACGCCAAGGTCTCGGCCAAGCTGGTGCTGGCCGATTTCGGCGTCTGGCGCAACGCCACCGACGCCTATATCAAGGAACACAACCGTATCGTCACCGAAGCGGCAACGACAGCGCCGCGCAAGGGCGACTAG